A window of Daucus carota subsp. sativus chromosome 2, DH1 v3.0, whole genome shotgun sequence genomic DNA:
TATAAATAGATAGGAAGTATCAATATGTAACTGTATTATTATGGTTGTACGTCTTTTTTGTTGGTAGTAGTAATTTTGTAATTGGCAGTTATCttcgtattttaatatttatggaGTTGGGAAAGAATCAAACATGTAGAAGGAAAGGAAGATAGTAATATAGTTTCAGAAGAACTTGAAACTTGAAAGCATACTAACATCAGGTGTAATGCAAAAATTGTAGGTGAGTTGGATGAGGATCGTGAGGAATTATTATTTGCTGCAGATTTTGCTCAGAACGCCAGCTGTATGCATCTGCCCCTTTGCTTATTTGCATTTTTGTTCTTTAACTTATTAGACGATATGATCATATtgtattttttctgaataagtcCTACACTACCAAGAATGGTGACGctctttcttttctctttttgcAGACCGCGCTTGTTCTGATTCGTTTTGGAAGAAACTGGAGTGTTATTTTGCGCCTGTTACTTCACAAAATGAGTCATATTTGAAGCACCAGGTAATGACGGAGGTCAAATATAGTTTTGCCGTATTAAACTTGTGCTTAGGAGTTCATGAAGAATAGATATGTTATTTAAAACTGTTTCATGTCTTATATTCAACAGCAGGATTTAGCTGATGCAATCGGTGGGAGTTTATACCAGAACGCTGAAGGTGAAGATTATAAAGCTCCTACTTTGTTGCAAAGACTCATCTCTGCTATAATTGACGACGATGAAAGCGAAGGGATGAGCCAGAATGGAGACAAGATGGAATCTCCCATTCCTTCTCCCGATTGCAACAGTCATATGCTGTCTGTGGAGGACAATATACGAGTGCAGCTGCAGAGCATTGATTTGTGTCCTAAAATGGTTATGTACCTCTGTTGTTATTTGGTGATGTACATATCAACTAAACTGACTAATCTAATTCTTCTCTTACTATTGCAGCATCCAGAGGGAGAGGATGCAATCGATAAAGATATTCGTGAActtgaagagaaattagttCAGCAGGtttctttctttttaaaaaCCCTTAGAGAGAATAACTAATAAGTTCATTTGTGTCTTCTTGGTGCTATATCAGATTATGTATGCACCTTAATATTCTTTTTTCTTGATTATTTAGTCTATTGTCTGCATTTTTCCTCTTCCCAGTTTCTTAAACATTTACAAATATACAGGCACAGAAGAAGAAACAATACATTGCAAAAATTTATGAATCTATTCAACATAGGAAGGATGCAGAGAAAAGGTATCGTTGCGTTCAACCTTAGTTTGATTATGCTCTTATGGCCTCTTTTACAGATAAGACAATTAGGTTTGTCTGCAGGAATCTGGAGCAGGCCGCTATGAGTAAATTGATCGAAATGGCCTACAAAAGACAAAGGGTAATAGTATCTTTTTCATCTGcttattaattttcttttcaCTTATTGCTATTAGTAACCAAGTTATATTGAATTTTAGGAATCTTGGCACTATATACCAAGAAGCAAATCATGCATCTTTCTATTTAAACTGTACATTCTATGGTTAATAGAAATTTAAGTAATTGCTATAGATGCATACACTACACTTGcactaataatatataaaaaagatgtgCAAGCATTAGATGGTCTCTGCCCATGTGCAGGAGGGTCATAGTCATGTTATACTATTTGACGCTTAGAAGTTGATAGAGAAAAGCTCAGCAGGTAGAAAGAAATGGAACAATATATACACGTCATTGTACTTACTAAAACTATGTTCTGGAGTTGATAAATTTGGATGGTGAAAGTCCTGAGAGTTACGGCCTTTGACTTTATATCGAAGTCAAGCTTAATATTTTCTTTCAATTTCTGCCTCTTTTTTTAAATGGCAACGACCTGCTATATCATAGTTGGATGCAGTGAAACCCTAGAAGCGAGATCTAAAAATCGGTTTCCTGCTGCTATGTATCATGATAGAGTCAGAAgtatgaaatttttgtagacACTAATGATTTTCCATGAGCCAGTCTATATCATGAGAGCTTAAAATATTATGCATATGTCCTATCATGTTGTGGTAGATTGTGATTTGACTGTCACTCATATTTCATGGGTTTTCTTGTTACACACTACACTTGATTAACAgagtaaattataatattagtaaCTATCAAATCAATTTTTTACCTTAATAAGAAATATGCATCACCCCTTGAACTTTTAGAACATTTGGGCTTATTAAACGGTTACCTAGTTTCCACTTCATAGCATATAGATAATATATATCGTAGTTACTTAGTTTTGTTACGTTTTGCTGAATTCATATATGTTTTAAGGTGGAAATTACCCCGACTAATGTCAGTTTTTGGACTGTCATGATCATCGGTAGTCATTAGGAGTCAAACAAAAGACCCCAAGAACAaaagcaaccaaaaatgaaatgcTCATATATAAGATTCTCATTTTTGGTCCAAATTTGAGGTTTAATGCTTATGACTTAATGCAGCTTTCTTATGTTGATGTGTACCTCAATATGTAATATTTACAGTAACATTGTACAGtgattaatttttatacaattttgtGTGAATGGGAGAAATCTTTACTCTGGACgggaataaataatattaacttTTGCTTTAAATCTATGATTACGAAGTCGTGCTGCCCTCCCCCTTCCTCacctctctctcttctctaaTCTTAGGTTTCTTATGGGAGTCATTCCTCGAAGAGAGTCCTCCGCAGGGTCAATAAACAAGCTGCTTTGCCTTTTGCTGAACGTACTCTTGCCAGATGCCTAGAGTTTGAAGATACTGGGAGGAACTGGTTTGGAAAAGCTGCTTCTAGTTCATCAGTGGCTATTGGGAGCGATGTTGCAAGGGGAAATGAGGAGCCGCACAATGTAGGAAAGAATCCTGTGAATCCTTCAACAAAACAACCAACTGAATCTGTTTCATTTGAGCGAAGAAACTCTGCTTCTCTAATGGACTTGGACGAAGGTGGTATGCAAGACCACGACTGGCATGGTCTTGCCGTACCAATGGATAACCTCTCAGATGTCCATTTTGATTTCTGGTTTTAAAACTCCAACTATCAAATTGTCTAGTTTAAGGTTAGACGCTTGATCTTTGTTTACATTTACAGCATGACCTGCTCCATTACATGTTGGAAGAGCATGAGGTCATATTTCTTTTTCAAGTCTTGGTACTAGTATTTCCAGATATGTTCATTTTGGACGATGTAAATGTTTTCCAAAATTCTATGATTTTGCCAGAACTATGATTTCTTTAATCTTTTGGTAGGCTTAAATGATGCAAAGTTATAATGCTGTTCATTCTGTTCTTAATAAATTGTTCTTTATAAACTGTTCTGTATTCGCATGGTTACTTGAAGCAACCTCCATGTGTTTGCtccaaattgaaaattttgaacagCAAATTTTGGTTGATGAGACCCTTGTACTCTATGTTCTCTTTTATCTGTAACCTCAAGTTTTGTATTTGCagcatataaattatatagaaCTTGTATATCTGAAAACTTGAAACCTTCATCGGCTAATTGGTTGAAGTACTGGTTCTACTTATTTATAGTGCAGAATGCAAATATCTAATAATGGTCCGCTGAGCTTTTACTTTCACAATCATCCAAGTCAACTCAAATAGTTCAgatcaaatttaaatcattgtttacttaaaatttggtcaaaaaaatatttacttttCAAATAaggttcaaattttttttttttttcctttggagtcctaaatatgattaaaaataattatattcaaatGAAAGAATAGAGAGTAACACAATTGAGTTctctctctctgagtttttgtctttcttttcaaactcctctttACTTCAGAGCAATTCCAACAGGGCCCTATAATGGTGTccttaagttaaaatttaaggcatttgagaTAAAGATGTAATCCAACAGTGTTCTAGTGGttctagtggtgccttaaaacactaggGCACAATACATGTGCCTTATTTATAGGCATTATCATACTTGTCCTAAACCATTTTAAtccataaaatattcactttctctctcttttcacacctatgttctgcaactatagaatgacataaaaacattgcaaaaaatatgaaacttgttattttgtaaaatacattctataaatatcactatttcatgaaaaatattgagaatcatttatgttcgacaagtagaacacatatgttctgtaatatgtaaatatattctgcaaacttaacatgttttgcagaataatgtgtttttcactatttaacttgaaGAATGTTTagaattgtcaaaatttttaacaaaataataatgtttatagaacatgatttgcaaaataacacattttgcaatgtttttatgccattctatagttgcagaacatacgtggtctacggtactacagtaaatatgtggactacatggaactttgttctaatattttaatattaagacatgaagataaggcatattgttggaataaATGTATGTGTAtagtgtcctaaatcactaggacattactccctccgtccctctcaataGTTTACATTGAGTTTGGGCACGGATgtcaagaaatatgtataaagtagtgaaaaagagaaagaaaagtgggtaaagtggtgggacctattgatttttaatatataaaagggagatagtggagtaaaagtagtgtgaaaagaaagaaaaagtggAAAAgtgtgggacccattaactagtttaggaaagttttgtaatgtaaagaaatgagagggacatccaaaagaagaaactgtaaagaatctagatagtgttaacggagaaaacaggtaggttaacaaagatgaggttcgcggcgtggatcaagattcttgttggcgagaatgtaggaaGCGGTTGATTGTTTGTTATAGTggtggctgcaattgtaagcaaagggttcgagattgctaactggaatagctctcaagaatgatcgatgcctacaatctgcctacgtacccctatttataggggatcaagccggcacgtagttctttctcctaagagacccatgtgggccGGGCCTCCCCTTCTAAAATCTTCCTcttgaaaggggcccaatacgatgaggcctagcctaggggcttaccccaaatgcatgggCGCTatcctactccccgacagggacaacccgccagactacagagataggacctTCCAAGACATGTCTTTTCTtctatcctctacctcccaaggaggacaacccctcagactacaaggtagggtcTTCATCATTTCAACAGTTGGGTCCACTCATGTTTAAAGACGTCCCCCTAAACAAGAAGTATCTCCTGCTGCCCTTCTGTACTATAATTGAACGAACTCTCCTTAGCAAGTGGGCGCGCCCAAAGATAAGGCGCGCCCTGTCTTTTGACAGGGTCACCTTGAAACGGAGTTGATCTTGACTTTCCTGACCCAAGTAGACCTTCTTCTGTGGGCCCGGCCCATTTAATTTCACAATTTCACATATAACAGAGagatagagggagtatattttattatatatatacagggCTTCCATtaagacactgttggacttgctcttaggtaAAGATATATGTGAGAGGGGTAAAATTTGGCAAGTAACGATATATGTGAGAGGGGTGAAATTTGGCTAATACCAAGACACTCTTAGGTAAAGATATATGTGAGAGGGGTAAAATTTGGCAAGTAACGATACACGTGAGAGGGGTGAAATTTGGTTCAATACCAAGACATTAATGTTCAAATGTCACTACATTATGAAGTGTGAGGTTATAAGAATAAAACGGTACATGTACGTGATACACCgtaatattatgaaaaatatgttatatatcttTAAACTTGAAATTATGATAAAGAGGTGGGATACCAAAATAGTTCAATTATATCGCTATTATATCTGTTAAAAAGagcatatattaaataataatattacttGCCAGTAAAAGACTCTGTAAAAATTCTTATAATACGATTGACAATCACCTTGTGCAGAGAACAAGTGCAATAATTGGAAAATTCGAGCGGTCATTTTAGAAATAAATCAAAATCGCATAAAAAATATTGCCGAATCATCAAATCACTGATAAGCAGAAGTGATTTAGGCGACTTGGTCGATTTCGAGAAGCCTCTCGCGCACAAATGATCTGTGTGTCTACATGATGCTGTCCAGACATGAATTCAATTCTCAACGCAACTTTGTTCACTCAGGTTCTATTTCACCTTTTGAGCTATTATTTGGTAATATACACCTTTGATCTTAATAATATCGTAAGTAATCGAGTTATAGGTTAGTTTATTGCTAAATCGGGActtaatttgtttaattatgAGGGCATCTTGTTTTGATACaaagtttttttacttttcttatgattttttgagctattattttgtattattcAGCTTTGATTGTAGTAATTGAGTTCTAGGTGTATTGGGTTCTTGCTAAATTCTTGCTTCAAGTGTTGCATATGATCTTTGTCGAGTACAGTAGAGAAGTGGAGTCTCTCCGCTCAAATGAGATAGATTGAGTTAGTTGTTTTGTTCTTTCTTGGATTCCATGGTGTTTTTTCTTGTTACTTATGTTAGTCTATTATGTATGTAGCaatgattaatatttataaaatacagcTCTATCATGATCTAGAAGATTCCAGTCTCATTTTTTACGAGTTTCTCATGAGAGTGATATCATACATAGCTGGAAAATTTGAtatctttattttaaaattgctttgtcatattattattaatttaaggaTTCATGTGCACGTGGAAATcttgcagtaaacaatgaagaaaatgctccacaaATATCTAAAATCGAAGAAACCAAAGACTCATTGGCGGCCTCAGGTAAAAATGTATTCACATTACATAGCATGTTTAGTTCGTATGAAATAATAATGGTTCAAATGTTATGAGTGATATTTTAAAGGCTCAAGATTCTCTCTGTTCTACACTCATTGTAGTAGCTGAGCAAGCTGCACAAACAATGTAGTTCTATTCATTTTCTTTGCTCCACTTTTCTTATTATTAGTCGGAACATGCTCTTGGTGTTTAcgaatttttcatataaaaaattgatattacCTGGGTGGGAAATTGTAGTTTTCATGGCATGATTATCTTTTACAGGAGATCTATGATACTTGAAAGTGACTGCTTTAGTTTGTTTGATATGATTTTTAGGGATTaacctctctctctttctctctcgctTCTCTTTCCCTTCGCACTACCACATGGCATTGCTCTTTTTGAATCACTGCAGCCATCACTGGGCAGCATGTTCAATCCCATATAGTGTTGTTTGTCCCTAGAATCTCTAACAAGATTAATAACATGGGAACCAGGCATCTGTATCATACTGAAATAGAACTAACTGTTGCAAGAGAAAACTTTATAGCTAAACGAACTGAACGTCTTGAAGTGAAAAACTATAACGTGAACCAACTTATAAAACAAAAGGGAAAACATGATATTCGTCGACCGCACACTGATCatgaaaaatagaaaatctCTCTCCAGATACatcattttaaaagataattaatcCTCTGGTATAATCAGGAAATGTATAAACGACTTACCTGAACCCTTAGGTTGCAAATTTTGGCTAGGTGAACTATATTTACATTTGAAACTTGTAAGGGCTTGTTTATCAACAGAATTAAGAACTTGTGTACGATTTAGTTGTTGCAGTTACATACCTTTTAGTCCTTTTTGTTTAAAAACGAATCTGATAGCCTTTCAATTTTACTTCATCCTTATTTTGCTCAAGAATTTAGAGCTTCCATTACATATTTTGGACTGATATATTTCACTGATCTTTCCAGAGAGATGGCAGATCAGCCCAAATCACTGTACAGCTGATTGTTGTAGAAACTCTAGAGGCATGCTTAACGTCAGGGATAATCCTACATTGCCTGCTGGAGGCGGTGGGTTGGACAAACACAATAAAGGGATGCGATCTTCTGGTGCAGCTAGTAACAGAAGTATTACTGTGAAGAAAATTGTCAAACAGGCTGTTCACGTGAATCTGAGTGCTGAGACGATGCTGCTCCTCCTCAAGCTTAATGTGTTAGGTAACTAAAAGAAATTGGTTTCAATGTCTCAAAAGCTTCCCTTGTAGTCAATCTTTCGGAATGGGTATGAGCCTATGAGGTACATCACCCCTCATGTCGGGTTCACACACCCATTAGATGGAAATTATTTATCCTGAAAATTCATTCTCAAACGAAAAGTATCTTAGAAACTCAGGAGTAATGTTTCATTCAgtggttttaattttttataaacttcAGCATTTATTAGTGAATACAATTGTTATCCCACAAGCATGTGGAATTTAAAAATGCAGGTTACAGATATGTAACGCTTATTTGGTAGGCCCCAGTTAAATAATACATTCTAGTTTGGGTTCTGCTTCGTATAACTCGCCTCCCGTTGCCGTCTTCACACATAAAAACCCTGTTAGGGCTTATAATTGGGGAATATCCTATAAAGGACTAATTGTAGAAGAGAAAAGCCAAAGTAGTGCGTGTATAGACCTTTAGTGGTCAGATCTCGATTACCTGCTTTTGAATTGTATCTGCTATCTGGTATGTTGTTGATTATTCCTCTAAACTATAATCTGGATATTTACTCGCTTCTTCTATTCTGATGTCCACTCTCGACACAATTGATCCTGAATATATTGTATGTTAGTCATGTCAGTATATGAACAGATTACCAATTATATTCTCGATGTCAGTTGTTGGACCAGATTATTTGTTTATAGTTTAATTCGAGACATAATTGGGGCCTCGAgatctgatatattttttttgtatatttggTTATGTGATAGTTGTTGGTCTGGTGCAAATTACCTTGCTAGATCTGTATTCTCTGATATTagaaatttttagtttcatgtaTTCTGTCACGGTCATGAATAGAAACCCAATTTATAAGGAAACTATATACATTTTTTCACTCGTGGTATTATATCCAGTggttattatctatttattttttaacagttgttattttttttgatgattGGAATGTTATTTTGCGGATATTACTTCACAAAATGAGTCATATTTGAAGCACTAAGTAATGACCGACGGCAAATCTAGTTCTGCCATTATTTACTTACTCCAGAATTGTGCTTTATTTCGATCTTTGTGTATAAAGTTTGATGTTAGTTGACATGATATATATGACGAACATGCCTTTGTTTGGTTCTGAAAAACTATCCTTCTAAATTAGAACTTAACaaatatctgaaaattttaGCTTTGGGATTGTGGCtgctttttcttgttattaAGATCATTTTATGTATGTACGTTAAGAGAAAGCAGGTGTATAAAGAACTTTATCTGCTTTGTTTTGTTTGAGAAATGATTACATCCCTTTCCTCTATGCTTATGTGTTTGCTGTAATTTTTCTTTTGGGGTAGTGATTGTTACTAGGACTGTGGGCTGCCCCTTAGATATGATTCTTGTATTAAGTTAACTTTTGGTTTGCATGGTAGACCTTTTGAGCtcatctattttttattttcagataaaatttcatttatatatatatatattttttttgtaaggaaaTTTCGTTTATAATTCAGATACTCAATACTCAATATTACTTGCTTATTGGTAGAATGATGATGCTAAATTATTCTTGAAGTGTAAAGCTATAATATTTAATGATTTGCCTACGATTTTGAATAGTTAAAAGGTTTGTGTAAGCAGGACTGTACTATAAATGGTTAGGGTCAGAGTGGGTTTGACAATGTGTGCTTTGAGTTGCTGAATTTGAGAGATCTAGGTTATGTAATTAAGTTATGTCCAGATAGCACAAATTCATGTCTCATAGTGCTTGTCTAACTTTTACTGCACCTTTAGGTCTGTTAATTTTTCTGCGGGTTGTCACTGTTTTTGACATGCATCTCCTTATCAGTACAATACTCCTGAGCGGCCAAACTAAAATTGGAAACTTAACCAATCTGCTACATATATTATTAGCCATAATAGCACCGCAGTTTGctttattttaatagattatactGGTTAGCTTTTGATGTCTAGTGTTGGCTCCTCTTATTTGATTGAGTTTCATGTGCGCATTCTTAGAATTTTAATCTGAACAGATCTATGGCATCTTCAAGGAAGACTTCTGGTACTCCAAAAACCTGTTCTATCCCAGTGTTGGACTCCTCTTCTGATTTTTCAGGTATAATGACTGACGATTTGTTAATGTTTACTAACAAATTTAGCATCATTTTTCAGTTATACTTTATGTTCGCTGAAGTCAACTTTTTGGTGGGTTTTCATCGGTTATATCTGGTTAAACTCCTTGTAAAGGCTCTTTCCCGTTCCATCACTTCGTCCCTACTTTAGATAAGACTATACTATTCATCTCATGTTTAGACCGAGATATCTATTACCGATGTTGCACTGTTATCCTGAAGTTActtacattattattattttttttgtatgatTATACTATTAGACATtattattagaattaaaaaaagaCTACATAATAACATGTGGTGATGATCCTCGAACCCtttgtatttttgaattaatcatATCAGTGTCTTATGTTGATATGTTGTTGATGAGATTCGAATCTTTAGACCATTGGTACTAGTTTAGATATCGGAATAAAGAACTTTGTTTTAGTACCATATCATGGTACTCGTCTATTtagtttgaaatatttaattgttgTTATTCTCTTATAGTTAATGTGTTAATTAACCAACCAAACGAAAAACTACTAAGACATACCCCTGTTCGCTTATAATAGTATAGCATGGATAAATAGGAAGTATCAATATGTTACTTTATTATTATGGTTGTACTTCTTTTTTGTTAGTAGTAGTAATTTTTGTAATCGGCagttatcttattattttaatatttatggaGTTGGGATAGAATTAAACATGTAGAAGGAAAGGAAGATGGTAATATAGTTTTAGAAGAACTTGAAAGCATACTAACATCAGGTGTAATGCAAAATTTTAGGTGAGTTGGATGAGGATCGTGAGGAATTATTATTTGCTGCAGAGTTTGCTCAGAACGCCAGCTGTATGCATCTGCCCCGTGgcttattttcatttttgttctttaaCTTATCAGACGATATGATCATATtgtattttttctgaataagtcCTACACTACCAAGAATGGTGAcgctttttcttttcttttttgcagACCGCGCTTGTTCTGACTCGTTTTGGAAGAAACTGGAATGTTATTTTGCGCCTGTTACTTCACAAAATGAGTCATATTTGAAGCACCAGGTAACGACGGAGGTCAAATATAGTTCTGCCGTATTAAACTTGTGCTTAGGAGTTCATGAAGAATAGATATGTTATTTAAAACTGTTTCATGTCTTATATTCAACAGCTGGATTTAGCTGATGCAATCGGTGGGAGTTTATACCAGATCGCTGAAGGTGAAGATTATAAAGCTCCTACTTTGTTGCAAAGACTCATCTCTGCTATAATTGACAACGATGAAAGCGAAGGGATGAGCCAGAATGGAGACAAGATGGAATCTCCCATTCCTTCTCCCGATTGCAACAGTCATATGCTGTCTGTGGAGGACAATATACGAGTGCAGCTGCAGAGCATTGATTTGTGTCCTAAAATGGTTATGTACCTCTGTTGTTATTTGGTGATGTACATATCAACTCTACTGACTAATCTAATTCTTCTCTTACTATTGCAGCATCCAGAGGGAGAGGATGCAATTGATAAAGATATTCGTGAActtgaagagaaattagttCAGCAGGtttctttctttttataaaCCCTTAGCGAGAATAACTAATAAGTTCATTTGTGTCCTCTTGGTGCT
This region includes:
- the LOC108209036 gene encoding uncharacterized protein LOC108209036 isoform X2 yields the protein MKELGAFGLQKGESIKEAQARFQLIVNNLGRLGKIIPQSELNMNILASVPFDFQSNSQSFGMGMRSMASSRKTSGTPKTCSIPVLDSSSDFSGELDEDREELLFAADFAQNASYRACSDSFWKKLECYFAPVTSQNESYLKHQDLADAIGGSLYQNAEGEDYKAPTLLQRLISAIIDDDESEGMSQNGDKMESPIPSPDCNSHMLSVEDNIRVQLQSIDLCPKMVMYLCCYLVMYISTKLTNLILLLLLQHPEGEDAIDKDIRELEEKLVQQAQKKKQYIAKIYESIQHRKDAEKRNLEQAAMSKLIEMAYKRQRVSYGSHSSKRVLRRVNKQAALPFAERTLARCLEFEDTGRNWFGKAASSSSVAIGSDVARGNEEPHNVGKNPVNPSTKQPTESVSFERRNSASLMDLDEGGMQDHDWHGLAVPMDNLSDVHFDFWF
- the LOC108209036 gene encoding uncharacterized protein LOC108209036 isoform X1, producing the protein MKELGAFGLQKGESIKEAQARFQLIVNNLGRLGKIIPQSELNMNILASVPFDFQSNSQSFGMGMRSMASSRKTSGTPKTCSIPVLDSSSDFSGELDEDREELLFAADFAQNASYRACSDSFWKKLECYFAPVTSQNESYLKHQQDLADAIGGSLYQNAEGEDYKAPTLLQRLISAIIDDDESEGMSQNGDKMESPIPSPDCNSHMLSVEDNIRVQLQSIDLCPKMVMYLCCYLVMYISTKLTNLILLLLLQHPEGEDAIDKDIRELEEKLVQQAQKKKQYIAKIYESIQHRKDAEKRNLEQAAMSKLIEMAYKRQRVSYGSHSSKRVLRRVNKQAALPFAERTLARCLEFEDTGRNWFGKAASSSSVAIGSDVARGNEEPHNVGKNPVNPSTKQPTESVSFERRNSASLMDLDEGGMQDHDWHGLAVPMDNLSDVHFDFWF
- the LOC108209036 gene encoding uncharacterized protein LOC108209036 isoform X3, whose translation is MKELGAFGLQKGESIKEAQARFQLIVNNLGRLGKIIPQSELNMNILASVPFDFQSNSQSFGMGMRSMASSRKTSGTPKTCSIPVLDSSSDFSGELDEDREELLFAADFAQNASYRACSDSFWKKLECYFAPVTSQNESYLKHQQDLADAIGGSLYQNAEGEDYKAPTLLQRLISAIIDDDESEGMSQNGDKMESPIPSPDCNSHMLSVEDNIRVQLQSIDLCPKMHPEGEDAIDKDIRELEEKLVQQAQKKKQYIAKIYESIQHRKDAEKRNLEQAAMSKLIEMAYKRQRVSYGSHSSKRVLRRVNKQAALPFAERTLARCLEFEDTGRNWFGKAASSSSVAIGSDVARGNEEPHNVGKNPVNPSTKQPTESVSFERRNSASLMDLDEGGMQDHDWHGLAVPMDNLSDVHFDFWF
- the LOC108209036 gene encoding uncharacterized protein LOC108209036 isoform X4 → MASSRKTSGTPKTCSIPVLDSSSDFSGELDEDREELLFAADFAQNASYRACSDSFWKKLECYFAPVTSQNESYLKHQQDLADAIGGSLYQNAEGEDYKAPTLLQRLISAIIDDDESEGMSQNGDKMESPIPSPDCNSHMLSVEDNIRVQLQSIDLCPKMVMYLCCYLVMYISTKLTNLILLLLLQHPEGEDAIDKDIRELEEKLVQQAQKKKQYIAKIYESIQHRKDAEKRNLEQAAMSKLIEMAYKRQRVSYGSHSSKRVLRRVNKQAALPFAERTLARCLEFEDTGRNWFGKAASSSSVAIGSDVARGNEEPHNVGKNPVNPSTKQPTESVSFERRNSASLMDLDEGGMQDHDWHGLAVPMDNLSDVHFDFWF
- the LOC108210270 gene encoding uncharacterized protein LOC108210270 isoform X1, which gives rise to MASSRKTSGTPKTCSIPVLDSSSDFSGELDEDREELLFAAEFAQNASYRACSDSFWKKLECYFAPVTSQNESYLKHQLDLADAIGGSLYQIAEGEDYKAPTLLQRLISAIIDNDESEGMSQNGDKMESPIPSPDCNSHMLSVEDNIRVQLQSIDLCPKMVMYLCCYLVMYISTLLTNLILLLLLQHPEGEDAIDKDIRELEEKLVQQAQKKKQYIAKIYESIQHGKDAEKRNLEQAAMSKLIEMAYKRQRVSHGSHSSKRVVRRVNKQAALPFAERTLAKCLEFEETGRNCFRRAASSSSVTIGSDVARGNEELHNVGKNPVNPSTKQPTESVSFERRDSASLMDLDEGGMQDHDWEGLAVPMDNLSDVHFDFWF
- the LOC108210270 gene encoding uncharacterized protein LOC108210270 isoform X2, encoding MASSRKTSGTPKTCSIPVLDSSSDFSGELDEDREELLFAAEFAQNASYRACSDSFWKKLECYFAPVTSQNESYLKHQLDLADAIGGSLYQIAEGEDYKAPTLLQRLISAIIDNDESEGMSQNGDKMESPIPSPDCNSHMLSVEDNIRVQLQSIDLCPKMHPEGEDAIDKDIRELEEKLVQQAQKKKQYIAKIYESIQHGKDAEKRNLEQAAMSKLIEMAYKRQRVSHGSHSSKRVVRRVNKQAALPFAERTLAKCLEFEETGRNCFRRAASSSSVTIGSDVARGNEELHNVGKNPVNPSTKQPTESVSFERRDSASLMDLDEGGMQDHDWEGLAVPMDNLSDVHFDFWF